One window from the genome of Phycisphaerales bacterium encodes:
- a CDS encoding sulfotransferase yields the protein MAKLQFRSSLVLKMRLKAFWLRAFESGRDPGVATRPFILTGPPRSGTSLLSALLTRKQNVVVVNEPVVVGDPLLARGEPAKLLRGYMNSIARQIATRGTVPTKVDRKDPSRPTTDTAHRGSVRRNVHIDFDRAAPLCIGVKHPISFMEFLGELVEGWPELKVIVLNRDPVHTIRSWRETTYGWQPGLDSPSEGLWRRIYGQVPADANPLAKRAHLWKLLVERGEKYATSHPSQVLMQRYEELLADPAAIMARLFAHIGAPHPDEPIDVSDVRPQERATYKGFTDEEVQMIQSICGQADRRTRREA from the coding sequence GTGGCCAAACTGCAGTTCAGGTCGTCGCTGGTTCTGAAGATGCGTCTGAAGGCGTTCTGGCTGCGCGCGTTCGAGTCCGGCCGCGACCCGGGCGTGGCGACCCGGCCGTTCATCCTCACCGGCCCGCCGCGCAGCGGCACGAGCCTGCTCAGCGCCCTGCTCACGCGCAAGCAAAACGTCGTCGTCGTCAACGAGCCGGTCGTGGTGGGCGACCCGCTGCTGGCGCGGGGCGAGCCGGCCAAACTCCTCCGCGGCTACATGAACTCGATCGCCCGGCAGATCGCCACGCGCGGCACCGTGCCCACCAAGGTCGATCGCAAAGACCCGTCGCGCCCCACCACCGACACCGCTCACCGCGGTTCGGTGCGGCGAAACGTCCACATCGACTTCGATCGCGCAGCGCCGCTGTGCATCGGCGTGAAACACCCCATCTCGTTCATGGAGTTCCTCGGCGAACTCGTCGAAGGATGGCCGGAACTCAAAGTCATCGTCCTGAACCGCGATCCAGTGCACACCATCCGCTCGTGGCGCGAGACAACCTACGGCTGGCAGCCGGGTCTTGACAGCCCGAGCGAAGGTCTCTGGCGCCGCATCTACGGGCAGGTTCCGGCCGACGCGAATCCGCTTGCCAAGCGCGCTCACCTGTGGAAGCTGCTCGTCGAACGCGGCGAGAAGTACGCGACGAGCCATCCGTCCCAGGTTCTGATGCAGCGCTACGAAGAACTCCTTGCCGATCCGGCGGCGATCATGGCCCGGCTCTTTGCCCACATCGGCGCCCCCCACCCCGATGAGCCGATCGACGTTTCCGACGTGCGGCCGCAGGAGCGTGCGACGTACAAAGGCTTCACCGATGAAGAAGTGCAGATGATCCAGTCGATCTGCGGCCAAGCCGATCGCCGCACGCGTCGCGAGGCTTGA
- a CDS encoding phosphotransferase has product MSWKMSSSMGPAELPQELAGMDGLGDRFASLLREACGDRLGPIAWFRTDWQRGGARTGRSTWRTPDGREESVVVKIPVGPTELLWNQRLQPNKADPYGITARLYASGQSLGDYDLAWIVMERFPEGPLFGLKRTDAIDLMADAAARFYWRAGEFPCTAEHKKEDWHAHFERARQQCQENNLTDKQRWNKTLKTAQKYLDTWVNEWRGRAQGEWCHGDLHPANAMSRSNRPEDPAMLIDLAEIRPGHWLEDAVYLERLYWIRPDRIADSPPVKLIAKKRAERGLGNGENHARLADIRRVLLAGSAPAFLRTEGNPIVLKINLDVLEETMQRLT; this is encoded by the coding sequence GTGTCATGGAAGATGTCGAGCAGCATGGGGCCTGCTGAACTGCCCCAGGAACTGGCGGGCATGGACGGCCTGGGCGACCGTTTCGCCTCGCTCTTGCGCGAGGCGTGCGGCGACCGGCTGGGACCCATCGCGTGGTTTCGCACCGACTGGCAGCGCGGCGGGGCCCGCACCGGCCGCAGCACCTGGCGCACGCCAGACGGGCGCGAAGAGTCGGTCGTCGTGAAAATCCCCGTCGGCCCGACCGAACTGCTCTGGAACCAGCGCCTCCAGCCCAACAAGGCCGATCCCTACGGCATTACCGCCCGCCTCTACGCCAGCGGCCAATCGCTGGGCGATTACGACCTGGCCTGGATCGTCATGGAGCGCTTCCCGGAGGGGCCGCTGTTCGGTCTCAAGCGCACTGACGCCATCGACCTCATGGCCGACGCTGCGGCGCGCTTCTACTGGCGCGCTGGCGAGTTCCCCTGCACCGCCGAGCACAAGAAAGAAGACTGGCACGCGCATTTCGAGCGGGCCCGCCAGCAGTGCCAGGAGAACAACCTCACCGACAAGCAGCGCTGGAACAAGACGCTCAAGACGGCGCAGAAGTATCTCGACACGTGGGTGAATGAATGGCGCGGTCGCGCGCAAGGCGAGTGGTGTCACGGCGACCTGCACCCGGCCAACGCCATGTCGCGCTCGAACCGCCCGGAAGACCCGGCGATGCTCATCGACCTGGCGGAGATCCGGCCTGGGCACTGGCTCGAAGACGCGGTGTACCTCGAGCGGTTGTATTGGATCCGCCCCGACCGCATCGCCGACAGCCCGCCGGTCAAACTCATCGCAAAAAAGCGGGCTGAGCGCGGCCTGGGCAACGGCGAAAACCACGCGCGTCTCGCCGACATCCGCCGTGTCCTGCTGGCCGGCTCGGCCCCGGCGTTCCTGCGCACCGAGGGCAACCCCATCGTCCTCAAAATCAATCTCGACGTGCTCGAAGAGACAATGCAGCGGCTGACATGA
- a CDS encoding M28 family peptidase produces MPPIHTTGSCIRIAASAALLLVAAAQPPAATTPAADGDGTIAYYARDQRSAQLAYEAALRDAISPQQLRRWHDLTSSRPHVAGSEGDRILCDRIEAAFAEMGLNVERHEFQAYLARPVSASLSIVAPDEVQLPITEMQLPEDPDTASNELTFGWNAYSGSGEVTAEVVYANRGTKEDFELLRDLGVDCTGKIVIARYGGNYRGYKAKFAQAAGAAGLIIFTDPADSGFGRGDVYPQGGYANESYIQRGSILTLDYPGDPLTPFLPAEEGIERLDPAEVALPKIPVQPVGWNAAQQIMSRMTGEAVPPPWAGGMPIEYRLTGGPELKVRLAVQQQRQLMTTWNVVATLPGTDWPTDRIIIGAHHDAWSFGAGDPNCGTIAVLEAARVFAGQAAQGRPPRRSIVFACWGAEEFGIIGSTEWVESRETMLSTGALAYFNLDMASMGCNFGSSAAPTLKPVIIDATRYVPQPPVPGEPPPDASVTVFDRWLRQAQGVTETDEPNFGELGGGSDHVGFYCHVGIPSASIGGSGAPGHSYHSNYETLTWYRRFVGEDYASARMVAQVTTLSAARLANAPIIPLQPARYAADLPAHLQALSRRAREIGFAESPAPPQDGAAIEEVLPEFQSILDAARSFRSEADLLDGMLRSPAIVARQDVNTLARINRTLLMLERDWLDYRGVPGRPWFRNGWAATDEDSGYGAWMLPTLRASIEHGDRQKFDEAVQWYGEVFMTLRDRVRGLRESLAL; encoded by the coding sequence TTGCCTCCGATCCACACGACTGGCTCATGTATTCGCATCGCCGCGTCCGCCGCGCTCCTGCTCGTCGCCGCCGCCCAGCCGCCCGCGGCCACCACCCCCGCCGCCGACGGGGACGGCACGATCGCGTACTACGCGCGCGATCAGCGCAGCGCCCAACTCGCCTATGAAGCCGCGCTGCGCGATGCCATATCGCCCCAGCAGCTGCGACGTTGGCACGACCTCACTTCATCGCGGCCGCACGTGGCCGGAAGCGAAGGCGATCGGATCCTGTGCGATCGCATCGAGGCGGCATTTGCCGAGATGGGCCTCAACGTCGAGCGCCACGAGTTTCAGGCTTACCTCGCCCGGCCGGTCAGCGCTTCGCTCTCCATCGTCGCGCCCGATGAAGTGCAACTGCCCATCACGGAGATGCAACTGCCCGAAGATCCCGACACGGCCAGCAACGAACTCACTTTCGGCTGGAATGCCTACAGCGGCAGCGGCGAGGTCACGGCTGAAGTCGTTTATGCCAATCGCGGCACGAAGGAAGACTTCGAACTGCTTCGCGATCTCGGCGTCGATTGCACGGGCAAGATCGTCATCGCGCGCTACGGCGGCAACTACCGCGGATACAAGGCGAAGTTCGCCCAGGCCGCCGGCGCCGCAGGGCTGATCATCTTCACCGATCCCGCCGACAGCGGCTTCGGGCGCGGGGACGTGTACCCGCAAGGCGGCTACGCCAACGAGAGTTACATCCAGCGCGGCTCGATTCTCACGCTTGACTACCCCGGCGATCCGCTCACGCCGTTTCTGCCTGCTGAAGAGGGCATCGAGCGCCTCGACCCCGCGGAGGTCGCGCTGCCGAAAATCCCAGTCCAACCGGTCGGCTGGAACGCGGCACAGCAGATCATGTCGCGCATGACTGGTGAAGCCGTCCCCCCGCCGTGGGCCGGCGGCATGCCCATCGAGTATCGGCTCACCGGCGGGCCTGAACTCAAAGTGCGCCTCGCCGTGCAGCAGCAGCGGCAACTCATGACCACGTGGAACGTGGTCGCCACGCTGCCGGGGACCGACTGGCCGACCGACCGCATCATCATCGGCGCGCACCACGATGCGTGGAGTTTCGGCGCCGGCGATCCGAACTGCGGCACCATTGCCGTGCTGGAAGCGGCGCGCGTGTTTGCCGGGCAGGCGGCGCAGGGGCGCCCACCGCGGCGGTCGATCGTTTTCGCGTGCTGGGGCGCTGAGGAGTTCGGCATCATCGGCTCCACCGAGTGGGTCGAGTCGCGCGAAACGATGCTCAGCACCGGCGCGCTTGCCTACTTCAACCTCGACATGGCGTCGATGGGATGCAACTTCGGCTCATCCGCGGCGCCGACGCTCAAGCCCGTGATCATCGACGCCACCCGCTACGTGCCCCAGCCGCCCGTACCCGGCGAGCCGCCCCCGGATGCATCGGTCACGGTTTTCGATCGCTGGCTGCGTCAGGCGCAGGGGGTGACGGAAACCGATGAGCCGAACTTCGGCGAACTCGGCGGCGGATCGGATCACGTTGGCTTCTATTGCCATGTCGGCATCCCGTCGGCATCAATCGGCGGCAGCGGCGCGCCCGGGCACTCCTACCACTCGAACTACGAAACACTCACGTGGTACCGTCGCTTCGTGGGCGAAGACTACGCCTCGGCGCGCATGGTCGCGCAGGTTACGACCCTGAGCGCCGCCCGCCTGGCCAACGCGCCGATCATTCCGCTCCAGCCCGCTCGCTACGCCGCCGACCTGCCGGCGCATCTGCAGGCATTGAGCAGGCGGGCCCGCGAGATCGGATTCGCCGAATCGCCGGCGCCGCCACAGGATGGCGCTGCGATTGAAGAAGTCCTGCCGGAGTTTCAGTCGATCCTCGACGCAGCGCGTTCGTTCCGCAGCGAAGCCGATCTGCTCGACGGCATGCTGCGATCCCCCGCTATCGTCGCCCGGCAGGATGTCAATACGCTGGCTCGCATCAATCGAACCCTGCTCATGCTCGAGCGCGACTGGCTCGACTACCGCGGCGTGCCCGGCCGGCCCTGGTTTCGAAATGGCTGGGCGGCGACGGATGAAGACTCGGGCTACGGCGCGTGGATGCTGCCCACGCTCCGCGCCAGCATCGAACATGGCGACCGCCAGAAATTCGACGAAGCGGTGCAGTGGTACGGCGAAGTCTTCATGACGCTGCGCGATCGCGTGCGCGGCTTGCGCGAATCGCTCGCGCTGTAG
- a CDS encoding bifunctional (p)ppGpp synthetase/guanosine-3',5'-bis(diphosphate) 3'-pyrophosphohydrolase, translating into MTADASGNPHLWQKAASLAARFHVNQARKDGRTPYVAHPFRVAIVVSNVFNVHDPVVLSAALLHDVIEDTPADYDDVFYACGTEVADIVAAMTKDMRLPDAEREPAYDRQLAAGDWRVKIVKLADVYDNLCDSTPGGQRERCIDKAHRAVNIALEDGDKRLVDPIARLNDLINEFAGAPVHN; encoded by the coding sequence ATGACCGCTGACGCAAGCGGCAACCCGCATCTCTGGCAGAAGGCTGCATCGCTGGCGGCCCGCTTCCACGTCAACCAGGCCCGCAAGGACGGCCGCACGCCCTATGTGGCCCACCCCTTCCGCGTCGCGATCGTGGTTTCGAATGTGTTCAACGTGCACGATCCGGTCGTACTCTCTGCGGCGCTGCTGCACGACGTGATCGAAGACACCCCGGCCGACTACGACGATGTGTTCTACGCCTGCGGCACCGAGGTAGCCGACATCGTCGCCGCGATGACCAAGGACATGCGCCTGCCCGACGCCGAGCGAGAGCCGGCGTATGACCGCCAACTCGCCGCCGGCGACTGGCGCGTGAAGATCGTCAAACTCGCGGATGTATACGACAACCTGTGCGACTCAACGCCCGGCGGCCAGCGCGAGCGATGCATCGACAAGGCCCACCGCGCCGTGAACATCGCGCTCGAGGATGGCGACAAGCGGCTGGTCGATCCCATCGCCCGGCTCAACGACCTCATCAACGAGTTCGCCGGCGCGCCGGTTCACAACTGA
- the ispF gene encoding 2-C-methyl-D-erythritol 2,4-cyclodiphosphate synthase has product MARATPPWRIGHGFDLHRLEPIAPAGEGRPLIIGGIRIEHDLGPVGHSDGDALLHAVTDAILGALGEPDIGELFPDTSPKWEGADSTIFLEEAVSRMSTAGYELGNLDATIILQKPKIAPHKDAIRSRLAQQLGIEADRVNLKGKTHEKLDALGAGRGIAVHAVALLVKKGTLEHDR; this is encoded by the coding sequence ATGGCTCGTGCAACACCTCCCTGGCGCATCGGACACGGCTTTGATCTGCACCGTCTCGAGCCCATCGCGCCGGCCGGGGAGGGCCGGCCTCTGATCATCGGCGGAATCCGGATCGAGCACGATCTGGGGCCGGTGGGGCACAGCGACGGCGATGCCTTGCTTCACGCGGTGACCGACGCCATTCTCGGCGCACTGGGCGAGCCGGATATCGGCGAACTTTTCCCCGATACGAGCCCAAAATGGGAGGGGGCGGATTCGACGATCTTCCTGGAGGAAGCCGTAAGTCGAATGAGCACAGCTGGATACGAGTTAGGCAACCTGGACGCGACGATCATCCTTCAGAAGCCCAAAATCGCCCCGCACAAGGACGCCATCCGGAGCCGCCTTGCCCAACAACTCGGGATCGAGGCGGACCGGGTGAACCTTAAGGGCAAAACGCACGAAAAACTCGATGCGCTCGGCGCCGGCCGGGGCATCGCCGTCCACGCCGTGGCCCTGCTGGTGAAGAAAGGAACTCTTGAGCATGACCGCTGA